The sequence below is a genomic window from Providencia rettgeri.
CAATTAAAAGCACTTGATAACCTGTCTGGTGATCTATTTGAAAAAATAACCAAAGCGTTAGAAAGCTAGTTTATATATAGCTAGCTAGTTGTTGGTTTTAATAAGCCGCTAAAAAATTTCATTTAGCGGCTTATTATTGTTTATGACAAAAGTGGAATATTAAATGAGAGATAACTCTCATAAAATGCTTGTTTTCCCTCGAAAACCCAGGCAAACGCATTTTTATTGATTTTTTCATAGTAAAAGGGTGGTGAGATAGGGTAATCTATAGCGCGTTTTATCCGACGAAAAAACCGCATGTATGAATGAAAGCTCGGCAAATTGTATTTGGCGGGGTTTTAGCGTGCGATATGATGTCTACTCTATTGAAACGTACTAGTAAAAATAGGTTATTGGATATGCTATATCACCTTGCCCGCAAGGCACTGTTCCAGCTCGACCCTGAAAAAGCACATGAATTGACTTTTCGCCAGCTTCAACGTTTGAATCATTCCCCTTTCCAATGTCTTATTCGCCAATCTGTTGCCACTAAACCCGTTCAATGCATGGGGCTTTCCTTCAAAAACCCACTAGGGCTCGCCGCGGGTTTAGATAAAGATGGTGAATGTATTGATGCATTTGGTGCCATGGGGTTTGGGTTTATCGAAATTGGTACGGTAACCCCTCGTCCTCAGTCAGGTAATGACAAACCGCGGTTATTTCGACTTGTAGAAGCTGAAGGTTTAATTAACCGGATGGGGTTTAATAATAAAGGTGTCGATAACCTTGTAGAGAATGTTAAAAAATCGAATTATGGCGGGATCATTGGTATCAATATTGGTAAAAATAAAGATACACCAGTCGAACAAGGTAAAGATGACTATTTAATTTGCATGGATAAGGTCTATGCACATGCTGGTTATATTGCTATTAATATTTCCTCACCAAATACGCCTGGGCTACGAACATTACAATATGGCGAAGCACTGGATGATTTATTAAGTAGCATAAAAGCAAAGCAACTGGAATTACAATTACAGCACCAAAAATATGTGCCTGTTGCTGTAAAAGTTGCGCCTGATTTATCTGAAGAGGAAATTATCCAAGTTTCAGATAGCCTAGTTAGACATAATATCGATGGCGTTATTGCGACGAATACCACGTTAGACCGCTCTTTGGTTCAAGGGATTAATCATTGTAATGAAACGGGGGGATTAAGTGGTCGTCCTGTGCAATTAAAAAGTACGCAAGTTATTAAACTTATTTCACGTGAGTTAAATGGAAAACTGCCAATAATTGGAGTCGGTGGAATTGATTCTCTTACGGCTGCACGTGAAAAAATGGAAGCGGGTGCCTCTTTAATTCAAATTTATTCTGGTTTTATTTACCATGGGCCAAAATTAATTAAAGATATTGTTAATCATATCTAGTAATAAATTGTAAATTTACGTATCAAGGGGGTTTATTTATGCCCCCTTTTAAACTATATTGCTAATAGTGGCTATTTTTATATCAAATTGATACCAATTTGCAGCTAGTTTGCTATTTAGATAACGACATTATCCGACTATTTATAAAGTAATTTATTTAGCAGTTAATTTAGCGCATAAAAATACACTTTAGAGTAAATTTAGAAAAGATCATGATATCGATCCTTTCTGTTATATTTACCGGTAAATCGCTAAAGGATCGTTTATGAATATTAAACCTGATGATCATTGGCGTTGGTATTTTGATCATGACCATAATAGGGTGATGTTAGATCTCGCCAACGGCATGATATTTCGTTCATGTTTTCCTGCTAAGATGCTAACGGTTTTTGCTCGTAATGAGATGCCATTTAGCATCGAAGATGCAGGTGAATATTATTTATTCGATGAACAGGCTAAAAGATTAAATATTACTCATGAAGAAAGAGCTGAATTAGTCTTAAATAGCTTAGTTGCTTTTCGTTTTTTAAAACCACAGATGCCAAAGAGTTGGTATTTTTCTTCATTTCACTATATTCGTGAGCCTAAGCAAGGGCAAATAATTCAAGTGTGTTTAGAAAATACGAACCGTTACTTCACATTTATTATTGCGGAAGCTGGTCCATCTGCGAGTTTATGTTTATTAGCTGAACCAATATTAGAATTACCCGATCGAACTTTACGGTTTTGCGATCCTATTAAGATCATGAACGATCGCATGCTTGAGTATTCATCTAAAGTGAAACGTCAACTATATGGTAATGCTATTTAGGTGATCACTTAAGATCGTGGAAAAAAGAATAACTAAATAAATAGGCTTTTTGCTAATTTAATGAATCCCAGTTTGCGTGTTTAACACCATCATAGAATTGAACCCTTGATGGTGTTAAAAATAAAACCAGTGCTTAGTTAAACGCTAATTTAACAGATGTTTTCGGGATACAACTACAGGCGAGTATATAACCGTTTTCTTTAATGGCGCTTTGTTTTAATGGGGTGACTTCTCCTGAAATCAGTTTAATTTTACAGCGGCCGCAGATACCAGCACGACATGAATAAGGGATAGTTAAACCATTGGATTCTAATTGCTCAAGGATCACATTTTGGTTATCACCTTCATATTCTGTTTCTTCAAAAACTAAACTGACATTATTGGCTTGGGTCTTCAAGCTATTAGCTGCTAGGTCACTTTCACGTTCTTGAACTAAATATTGTTTTGCTGGTTTAGTTTCTAGTACCGTCAGGGTATCACCAACACGAATAACCCCCGTATTTTTAATAATCACATTTTGTCCGAAATCGACATCACCAGTTTCATCTGAACGGAAGGTTTGCAGTGTCGCAAGTGGCTCACTGTGGGGATGTTTAATTCCTTTTTCTGGGCTAACGGTCGTTAAAATGCACCGGCTACATGGCCTATCTAATGTAAAAACGACATCACCAATTTGAATGGTTTTCCATGTGTCTTCTTCAAAAGGCTTGGCACCTGTAATGATTAAATTGCCACGAAACTGCTCTAATTTAATACTCGCAGGGCAACGGCGCTGTAGTTCTTGGACTGAAGCTTCGTTGATCAGTAAGAAAGGGTAGCCATCAGCAAAAGACATCGGCACATCTTGGTGTTCTTTGACACGGCGAGAAAGCTGTGGGCTCAGCCAGCGTAGTTGTACGGGCTCATCAAAAAAGGTACTTAACCAACTATTTATCGCTTCAGGTGCAATAAGTGCATGAAAATGATTACCCCAAACTTCAGTAGGGCTCTGCTTCTCGTTAAAGTCCTGATACAATACCGTTGCACTTTCGCCATTTGGTGCTCGCAAGTGAAGACCATTATTGAGCATTACCGGTGTAAAAAGTAACATTTGTGGATATTTTCTCGCCGTAATAAACTTACCTTCCAGCGTGGTTACCATAAAATTACGATCAAAAGTCAAACCGCTAATATCAGCGAAGGCGTGGGATAAACGAACTCCTCGCATAGATTTAACTGGGTGTGTGTAAAGGCGCGAAAGCGTTATCATTTTTTAATCCTTATAATTGTGCGTAGCAACTTTATGACAACTGCATAAGATTAGCTATAATGCGCAACAATTTTTCATCCAAATTGGTAATAAATACTATGAATTCTCTGTTTGCCAGCACAGCTCGCGGCCTTGAAGAACTACTGAAAACGGAATTAGAATCGCTTGGCGCTAGCCAATGCAAAGTGGCCCAAGGGGGTGTCTATTTTCAGGCCGACGAACGTGTGATGTATCAAAGCCTACTGTGGAGTCGGCTGGCATCGCGTATTTTATTGCCACTGAATGATTTTGATGTCTACAGTGACCTAGATTTGTACCTCGGTGTACAAGCTATCGACTGGAGTGAGATTTTTTCAGTCAATGATACCTTTGTTGTTCATTTTACGGGGACTAACGAAGAAATTCGCAATAGCCAATACGGCGCATTGAAAGTGAAAGATGCTATCGTAGACAGCTTTGTACGCAAGCTTGACCAGCGGCCTGATGTGGCTCGCCAGCAAGCGGATATTCGTATTAACGTCTATCTGAATAAAGAGAAAGCCAGTGTGGCTCTCGATTTGAGTGGTGATTCATTACATATTCGTGGCTACCGTGATTTGGCAGGCCAAGCCCCCTTAAAAGAGACACTGGCAGCAGCAATTATTAACCGTTCAGGTTGGCAGCAAGGAACTCCCTTGGTCGACCCGATGTGTGGTTCAGGAACATTGTTAATTGAAGCCGCAATGATGGCAACGGATAAAGCCCCCGGCTTACACCGTACTCATTGGGGGTTTTATGCATGGTCTAAATTTAACGCGGAACTTTGGCGTGAATTAACCACGGAAGCGCAAGTGCGTTTCCGCCAAGGTTTGAAAGAGACGACATCGCGCTTTTATGGTTTTGATATCGATAAGCGTGTACTTGAAATGGCTCGTGCGAACGCACGCCGGGCAGGGTTACAAGATTTAATCACCTTTAAGCAAGGTGATGCCGCTGCATTGGAAAACCCAGTTAAGGTCGATACGTTAGGCACAATCATTAGCAACCCCCCGTATGGTGAGCGTTTAGAAAGTGAGCCTGCTTTAATTGCGCTACATAGTCAGTTAGGGCGGATCGTGAAGGCCCGCTTCCCTGGTTGGCGTTTATCGATTTTTAGTGCTTCTCCCGAGCTACTCAGCTGCTTGCAACTGCGTTCAGAGCGTGAGTTTAAAGCCAAAAACGGCCCTTTAGATTGCGTTCAAAAGAATTATCAATTAGCGGCTACACCGTCAGAGACCATCGCGGAGATTTCACCTGATTTTGCAAATCGCTTACGTAAAAATATCAAGAAATTAAGTAAATGGGCAAAGCAGCAAGGGATCGATTGCTACCGTGTTTATGATGCCGACCTACCTGAATACAATGTTGCGGTTGATATTTATGGCGATAAGGTGGTGATCCAAGAATATGCACCGCCAAAAACCGTTGATGAACGCAAAGCTCGTCAACGCCTGTTTGATGTGATCACTGCAACAATGAATGTGCTAGAACTGACATCGAATCAGCTAGTGTTAAAAACGCGCCAGCGCCAAAAAGGCAAGCAGCAGTATGAGAAATTAGCGCAAAAAGACGATTTCTTTTTAGTGCAAGAATACAATGCGAAAATGTTGGTGAATTTGACGGACTATCTGGATACGGGGTTATTTCTTGACCATCGTATTGCCCGTAAAATGTTAGGCCAGATGAGTAAAGATGCAGATTTCTTAAATTTGTTCTGTTACACCGGTACCGCGACTGTACATGCGGGGCTTGGTGGCGCGAAAAGTACCACTTCCGTTGATATGTCACGTACTTATCTTGAGTGGGCTGAAAAAAATCTACAAGCGAACGGACTTACAGGTCGCCAGCACCGTTTAATTCAAGCGGACTGCTTGAGTTGGCTAGCGAATAGCCGGGAACAATTTGATGTGATCTTTATTGATCCCCCAACATTCTCAAATTCAAAACGCATGGATGGTACGTTTGATGTGCAACGGGATCATATCCAATTGATTACCCACCTAAAGCGGTTATTACGCCGTGGTGGAACCGTAATGTTTTCTAATAACAAACGTGGTTTCAAAATGGATCTTGAAGCAATTAAAGAATTAGGTTTACAAGCGCAAGAAATCACAGCGAAAACACTGTCAGAAGATTTTGCTCGTAACCGTCAAATACATAACTGCTGGCTAATTAGCCACGCAGAGTAAGGATAGAATCAATGGCTTTAATTAATTTGTCGGGTGCATACCTTTCGTTTAGTGATGCCCCATTACTGGATAATACCGAAATTCATATCGAAGATAACGAACGTGTATGTTTGGTTGGCCGCAATGGTGCAGGTAAATCAACGTTAATGCGTGTGTTAACGAAAGAACAGCCGTTGGATGATGGCCAATTGGTTTATGAGCAAGATTTAGTTGTTGCACGCTTGCAGCAAGACCCTCCGCGTAATATTGAAGGCACTATTTTTGATTTTGTGGCTGAAGGTGTTGCAGAACAAGCTCAGTACCTCAAAGATTATCACCATGTTGCGAAAGAGGTCGAAACCGACCCGAGTGAAAAAAATCTAAATAAATTGGCTGAATTGCAAGAGGTGTTAGATAACCGTAATTTATGGTTATTAGATTCTCGTATCAGTGATGTGCTGAAAAAACTCGGTTTACCTGCAGATGCAGAACTGTCTTCATTATCAGGTGGTTGGCTACGTAAAGCGGCTTTGGGCCGTGCGTTAGTGAGTAACCCGCGAGTACTCTTTTTAGATGAGCCAACCAACCACTTAGATATAGAAACAATTCTTTGGCTGGAAAATTTCCTAAAAGATTTCCAAGGTAGCATCGTATTTATTTCCCATGACCGTTCATTTATCCGTAATATGGCAACCCGTATTATTGATTTAGACCGTGGGAAATTAGCATCTTGGCCGGGTAATTATGATGACTACTTGGTGAATAAAGAAGAAGCTTTGCGTGTTGAAGAGATGCAAAATGCGGAATTTGACCGCAAATTAGCCCAAGAAGAGACGTGGATCCGCCAAGGTATTAAAGCGCGACGTACTCGTAACGAAGGGCGTGTTCGTGCGTTAAAAGCCCTACGGGTAGAGCGTTCACAGCGTCGTGAAGTGATGGGCACAGCGAAAATGCAAGTGGGTGAAGCCGCCCGTTCTGGCAAAATTGTATTTGAAATGGAAAATGTGAATTACCAGATTGATAATAAAGTACTGGTAAAAGATTTTTCAGCTCAAGTATTACGTGGCGATAAAATCGCGCTAGTTGGGCCAAACGGTTGTGGTAAAACAACATTATTGCGTTTGATGTTGGGGGATTTGCAAGCAGATAGCGGACGAGTGCATTGTGGGACTAAGTTGGAAGTTGCTTATTTCGACCAGCACCGCGCAGCATTGGACCCAGATAAAACCGTGATGGATAATTTAGCGGAAGGTAAACAAGAAGTCATGGTGAATGGTAAGCCACGCCATGTTCTCGGCTATTTGCAAGACTTTATGTTCCCGCCAAAACGTGCAATGACACCGGTTAGGGCACTTTCTGGAGGTGAGCGTAATCGGTTATTGCTTGCGCGTTTATTCCTAAAACCAAGTAACTTATTGATCCTCGATGAACCGACTAACGACCTTGATGTCGAAACTTTAGAGTTACTTGAAGAATTAGTTGATGGTTACCAAGGAACGGTTTTATTGGTTAGCCATGACCGAGAGTTTGTCGATAACAGCGTGACGGAATGCTGGATCTTTGAAGGTAATGGCGTGATTAACCGTTTTGCTGGCGGGTATTACGATGCTCAACAGCAAAGAGCACAAACCGTGAGTTTGAAAGCAGAACAAACAGGTAAAGTGGCTGGCCAAGATAAACCAACGAAACCGAAAGAAGCGGTAAAGCGGTCAAATAAGCTCAGTTATAATTTATTACGTGAATTGGAACAGTTGCCAGCAAAATTGGAACAACTTGAAAGTGATATTGAAGCACTACAAGCTCAAGTTGGCGATGCAGATTTTTTCAACCAACCGCATGATGTAACAGAAAAAACGCTGACTCAGCTATCTGCAAAAGAAGCTGAATTAGAGCAAGCGTTTGACCGTTGGCAAGAGCTTGAATTACTGAAAAACGGCGAATGACGCTTTAATTAAAGGAGCAAATACACTTTGTGCAACCATGAGTCTCATGAACATGTGCTTTGTCCTCAGTGTGACATGTTGGTTGCAGTTCCTGAATTGGAACAAGGGAGCAAAGCAACGTGTCCACGCTGCGAAACCACATTGGTCTCAAAGTGGCGATATCCGTATAAGCAGCCAGCAGCATATGCATTTAGTGCATTAATTATGCTATTTATTGCCTGCTTATTTCCCTTTGTTAAGATGGGCGCCGCAGGGATTGAAAATGAAATATCGTTATTCCAAATAATTGAAATTATAGCTACCACGCGCTATAGCGGTTTGGCGCTATTTTTTCTGTTTTTTTCATTGGTTATTCCTGCATTTTGTATGGTCACAATCATCCTTTTAGGGGTGCAGGTTCATATTCCTAAAAATATTAAAGTGGTGATCACCCGTATTTTGTTCCAAATGAAAACGTGGTGCATGGCTGAGATTTTTCTAGCGGGGGTCTTAGTCAGTTTTGTTAAATTGATAGCTTACGGCGATATTGGTATCGGGTTAAGCTTTTTACCTTATTGCGCGTATTGCATGCTGCAAGTAAGGGCTTTCCAATGCTTAGACCGCCATTGGCTATGGAACCGAATTGAAGCTGCGCCGAAATTAGATAGGCCGTTAATTGTCGGCCAGACGGGGATTAAGCAAGATGTACGCTTATGTCTTGTGTGTACGGCAATTTTACCGGCTGAACAATCAAAATGCCCACGCTGCCACTCACATGGTAGTGTACGTAAAAAACAAAGTTTACAATGGACTTTGGCTCTTTTAATGACATCAATTATGTTGTATATCCCTGCGAATGTGTTGCCGATGATGACCACAAACACGTTAGGTACAGCATTAAATTCGACTATTATTGATGGCGTCATTTTACTGTGGGAAGACGGGTCATATCCTGTTGCTATGGTGATTTTTGTTGCCAGTATTATGGTGCCTACATTGAAAATGATAGGAATTGCATGGCTTTGCCTAGATTCCAAAGGGTATGGTAATCGGGACCCGCATCGTATGCATTTTATTTATGAGCTGGTGGAGTATGTTGGCCGTTGGTCAATGATAGATGTGTTTGTTATCACCATTTTAGCCTCTTTGGTTCAAATGGGGCAATTGATGAATATTGTCCCTGCGATGGGGATTATTTTCTTTGGTGTGGTTGTTATTCTCACAATGTTTGCAGCGATGACCTTTGACCCCAGATTAACTTGGGATCGCTGTGAAAGAAGAAATGCAGTAAATACTGTTGAACAAGAAGGAGTCATCGGGTGACTGATAAAGAAACACCACAGGCCAATGCCAAAATTAGTAAGTTAAAAAGTTGGTCGCCTGTATGGGTGATCCCAATAGTGACAGTCTTGCTTGGCGCTTGGGTCTTATTTTACCATTTTAGCAACCAAGGCCCTGAAGTGACATTAATCACTTACAATGCTGAAGGAATAGAAGCAGGTAAAACCAAAATTAAAAGCCGTAGCGTCGATATTGGCGTTGTGGAAAGTGTGACGCTTGATGACAATTTTAGTCGAGTGGTCATTAAAGCGCGTTTGAACAATGAAATGAAAGAATTACTGCGTACTGATTCTGCGTTTTGGATTGTAAAACCAACAATTGGGCGTGATGGCGTTACTGGGCTAGGTACATTACTTTCAGGTGCTTACATTGAGCTTCAACCGGGCTTAGCGGCAAAAGAGCATTTCGAGTTTACCTTATTGGATACCCCACCTCTTGCATCACCTGATGCTAAGGGAATTCGTGTTGTATTGGTGAGCGATAAGGCAGGACAATTAAATCCAGGTGACCCAGTGTTATTCCGTGGTTACCGGGTCGGTTCTGTTGAAACGAGCGACTTTGATATGGATAAACGCGATATGCGTTATCAATTATTTATCAATGCGCCTTATGACAAATTGATTAGTTCAAATGTACGTTTTTGGAAAGATAGCGGTATAGCTTTTGATATGTCATCCCAAGGCGTGCATGTTGAAATGGGCTCAATTGCGACATTATTGACCGGTGGTGTGAGTTTTGATGTTCCAACCGGGTGGGTTCCTGGTGCTAATGTGAAGGAAAATGCTGAATTCCAACTGTTTGACAACCAAAGCAGTATTCAAAATTCCTTGTATACACAGTATCAAGATTTTGTCTTATTCTTCTCAGACTCAGTGCGAGGCCTACAACCGGGCGCGCCGGTAGAGTTCCGTGGTATTCGTTTAGGTACTGTTGCACAAGTGCCTTTTTATACCGAAGGTTTAGACCAATCACTGGATAATGACTTTAGAATTCCTGTTTTGATCCACATTGAACCAGAACGTTTTTCTAAGGATGTCGGTAAGAACTTTAATTTAAAAAATGAATTAAATTTAGCTTTGAAAGATGGCTTAAGGGCATCACTAAAATCAGGGAATTTATTAACGGGCGCGTTATTTGTTGATCTGGATTTTGTGCAAAATGCAGAGCCTTATAAAGGCCCAACCGTGGTTGCCGGCTATAAAATTATCCCAACAACCAGTGCAGGTTTAGCGCAAATTCAACAAAAAGTCATTGCGGTGTTGGATAAAATTAACAATATGCCAATTGAACCGATGCTTAACCAAACGACACAAACATTGGCAGAAGGGCAGAAAGTTGTTAAAGAAGCTAATGCGATGTTGGCTCAACTCAACAAAGTTATGGCGAGTAAAGAGTTCCAAAATTTACCTCATGACTTGCAAAAAACACTGCAAGAAATGAACCGTGCAATGCAAGGTTTCCAACCTGGTTCTCCAGCTTATAATAAAATGGTGGATAACATGCAGCGTTTAGACCAAGTATTAAGAGAAGTTCAGCCGCTTCTACGTACTTTGAATAATAAGAGTAATGCGTTAGTTTTCGAAGCTGAGCCAACGAAGGATGTTGAGCCTAAAGGAGTGAAAAAATAATGAGATATTTACTATCAATATTTGTTTTATTATTGGCAGCTTGTAGCAGTACCCCAGAGAAAAAGTACTACCAACTGCCAATGAAAACTCCTCAGACACAATCTGCAGAGGTGATGAATAAAGGCCAAGTGTGGTTACAACGCATCATGTTATCAGATGTGCTGACATCAAATGGGATTACTTACCAAACGACAGATGTCAGTTATACCAATGCAAGTACGCATCTATGGGCGAGTCCTTTAGAACAACAGCTTGGTCAGTCGATGGTGAGTGAATTATCTGCAGCGTTACCTGAAAAACTCGTGTCTTTGCAGCCATTACAAAACTCACCGGATACACTTGATATTACTTTGACGGCCTTTAATGGGCGGTATGATGGTAAAGTATTAATCCAAGGCTTTTGGACTTACACTCATGATAAAAACGTGATCCGTCGTAATTTTGATGTACAGTTAGACCAAAATGAAGATGGCTACCCTGAGCTAGTTCGCACGTTATCAATGGGGTGGCAGCAAGTCGCTGAGAGTATTGCGAAAGAGATAGATAAATACTAATCATTGGTTATTACTTAAGTAATTTATATTAAATGCACCTTGAATATATGTGGTTTATATATTCAAAGTGCATTTTTAATTTCATTAAATATAGATATTATTTTTATTTATATATTAGTGAATAATAATTGATTTTGTTCTCTAATATTATGATAAATAAAAGAATGTTTTTATTTTCAAATCAAATCAATAGGTTGTGTTAATTGTCATATACAAGTCACATTTATGCCATTTATGACAAATATATGAAAATCTTTACTTGATTTTTTTTTCAACGGGCGCTATTTCTATAGTGTACCTATTAAAAATAGTAGGTACTGTTTTCTTTTCCATTTAAATGATGAGGGAAGTAAGGCATGAAAAGACAGAAGCGAGACCGTTTAGAAAGAGCTTTATCAAGAGGTTATCAAGCAGGTTTAGCAGGGCGCTCTAAAGAGTTGTGCCCATATCAAGCAGTAGATGCTCGGTCGCATTGGCTAGGTGGTTGGCGAAAGGCGATGGAGGATCGAACCATAGCGGTGGTGTAACCCCAATATTCTTTGAACGTTTAGCTTAAATAGCCTGAGCTTGTTTTCTTGCATATTTTTGGGTTTTTAAGCTGAAGGTATTCATTCATTTAAAAACCTCCGCCATTGCGGAGGTTTGCATTTCAAATATTTAGAATGCGCTGGTGTCTTTAAAAAGACCCACTTTTAAGTCTGTTGCAGTATAAATTAATTTACCATCAACTAAGACTTCACCGTCTGCTAACCCCATGATCAGTTTACGGTTGATCACGCGTTTAAAGCTGATGCGGTAAGTAACTTTTTTCGCGGTAGGGAGAACTTGGCCAGTAAATTTAACTTCGCCAACACCTAAAGCGCGCCCTTTACCTTCACCGCCGAGCCAGCCAAGGTAGAAGCCAACTAGCTGCCACATTGCATCGAGGCCTAAACAACCAGGCATGACAGGGTCGTTTGTAAAGTGACAGCCAAAGAACCAAAGGTCTGGATTAATATCCAATTCAGCTTCCACATAACCTTTGTTAAATGTACCGCCATCTTCAGTCATACTGACGATACGATCCATCATCAACATATTTCCAGATGGCAATGGAGGACCATTTTCTCCAAATAACTCACCTTTACCAGAAGCAATTAAATCATCTTTTGTGTAGGATCCGCGTTTCTCAACCATGTTCTTAAGATAGCCTTTATTAAGTGTAGGTCTACAGGATAGCTTACACTTGTACGCTGAACAACTCCGATCTGCTATTTTTTACGCAATCTTTACTTAACTTATCCATTTTAAGAACCAAGGAAGTCGGGCTTTATCAGGTGAGTTTGCTTGATTGATCCGTTCTTGAATTAAAGCTAACAGGTGTACATTTTCTTCTTCAGCTTGTTGTTCAAAGTAAGGTTGCTTAGTCAATATAGTAATGGCTTGGGCGACATGTTCAACAGGCCAAATGTGGAATTGACCTTCTTTTACGGCTTCAACGACAGCAGACTTGGTGCATAAATGGCGAACATTTGCCATCGGGATGATGACACCTTGGTTGCCAGTTAACCCACGTTTTTCACAGATATCAAAGAAACCTTCAATTTTCTCATTCACCCCACCAATAGGTTGGACATAGCCAAATTGGTCAACTGCACCCGTGATAGCAACTTGCTGGTCAATAGGTTGTAGTGATAAT
It includes:
- the rmf gene encoding ribosome modulation factor; translated protein: MKRQKRDRLERALSRGYQAGLAGRSKELCPYQAVDARSHWLGGWRKAMEDRTIAVV
- the pqiC gene encoding membrane integrity-associated transporter subunit PqiC; this translates as MRYLLSIFVLLLAACSSTPEKKYYQLPMKTPQTQSAEVMNKGQVWLQRIMLSDVLTSNGITYQTTDVSYTNASTHLWASPLEQQLGQSMVSELSAALPEKLVSLQPLQNSPDTLDITLTAFNGRYDGKVLIQGFWTYTHDKNVIRRNFDVQLDQNEDGYPELVRTLSMGWQQVAESIAKEIDKY
- the pqiB gene encoding intermembrane transport protein PqiB, which codes for MTDKETPQANAKISKLKSWSPVWVIPIVTVLLGAWVLFYHFSNQGPEVTLITYNAEGIEAGKTKIKSRSVDIGVVESVTLDDNFSRVVIKARLNNEMKELLRTDSAFWIVKPTIGRDGVTGLGTLLSGAYIELQPGLAAKEHFEFTLLDTPPLASPDAKGIRVVLVSDKAGQLNPGDPVLFRGYRVGSVETSDFDMDKRDMRYQLFINAPYDKLISSNVRFWKDSGIAFDMSSQGVHVEMGSIATLLTGGVSFDVPTGWVPGANVKENAEFQLFDNQSSIQNSLYTQYQDFVLFFSDSVRGLQPGAPVEFRGIRLGTVAQVPFYTEGLDQSLDNDFRIPVLIHIEPERFSKDVGKNFNLKNELNLALKDGLRASLKSGNLLTGALFVDLDFVQNAEPYKGPTVVAGYKIIPTTSAGLAQIQQKVIAVLDKINNMPIEPMLNQTTQTLAEGQKVVKEANAMLAQLNKVMASKEFQNLPHDLQKTLQEMNRAMQGFQPGSPAYNKMVDNMQRLDQVLREVQPLLRTLNNKSNALVFEAEPTKDVEPKGVKK
- the fabA gene encoding bifunctional 3-hydroxydecanoyl-ACP dehydratase/trans-2-decenoyl-ACP isomerase; this encodes MVEKRGSYTKDDLIASGKGELFGENGPPLPSGNMLMMDRIVSMTEDGGTFNKGYVEAELDINPDLWFFGCHFTNDPVMPGCLGLDAMWQLVGFYLGWLGGEGKGRALGVGEVKFTGQVLPTAKKVTYRISFKRVINRKLIMGLADGEVLVDGKLIYTATDLKVGLFKDTSAF